In the Paenibacillus sp. FSL R7-0337 genome, GCTGCAGGTGATGAAGGTGGAGAATGGGGCAGACCAGGCGACCCGGACTCGGCTGGATGGGTTACTTCAAAGTATGGGGATGAATCCGGCTAAGGTCTCGCTTGTCGCCACCCCGAAGCCGGTACAGCGCGGGGATCGCCTGGAAATCACCGTCACTCGGGAGTATGACGTATTTGCCCTGAAGGCAGTGGGTGTGAACTATACCGTACCGATCACCGTCCATCTCCCCGGACTGGCACATGTATTCTACAGGACGGGGGAGTAGGATGTGGATCAAAGTCTTAGGGGCCATTTTATTTGGTCTGATTCTTGTGGTGCTGGTGATGGATCTGCTGGTGGTGGACAGTGTATATGACTCGACAGGGAGAACGATAGAGAATGCGATTGACGCAGGAATTATCCGTTCCGGCATTGTGACGGATGCCCAGCAGGGGCTTGTGCTGCTGGAACAGAGTACGCTACGCTCCGCAACCCGAGAAGCCTTTATCCAGAGTCTAGGCCTGAATGCTGCGATGGAGAACCCGGTGATGAAGAGCAGCAGCTTTGAACTGCATCTGACGTATGATTCCGGGGATGTTCCCTGGATCGATGTGGTGTTTCGCACGCATGTTTCTTTTGCGCTTCCAGGGGTGTCGTATCCAGTAACTGTTCATCGCAATATTCCCTATGAAAGTATCTATAAATAAAGAGGGAGGCAGTATAAGCCTTTGAAAAAGCTATGGAATAAGTATACCCGCAGCGCATTGATCGTCCTGCTCGGACTGATCCTTGCGCTGGTTGCGTTTCAGATGAGTAGCCGGAACATTGCCCAGCAGGTGCAGACGAAGAAGATCATTGTTGCTGTAGCCAATATTGATCCGTATATGCCAATTACTAAAGACCAATTGAAATTCCGCGAAGTCGTGGTCAGTGAAGTACCGGAGGATGCGCTAGAAACCGCAGATGAGCTGGATTTCAGCGATGCCTATGCCTCCAAGTATGGATTCATGGCTGGCGCTCCGATTCGCAAGTCGCTGGTGACAACGGCAGCGGCCTCTGGCATGGGGGCTGCAGTCTCCTTACAGGAAGGCATGCGGCAGATTGGGGTGAAGACGGATCTGGTCATGTCCTCCGGAGATGAGGTCAAGCCTGGTATCCTCGTGGATGCCTATGCATTCGTCTCCGATACGGCAACGGGGCAGTCGAAAAAAATGATTCTGCCGGAGTTGTCCCGTCTGAAGGTTGTGAAACGGCTAAATGCGGAAGGGAAGGTTCCTGATCCTGCAGACGGTGGAAGCCTGATTCCCGCCGTAATTGTACTTGAGGTGACACCGCAGCAGGCCGCACTGCTGATGGAGGCGCAAGAAACAGGGAAGGTCTACCTGCTGCCAGCAGGCACACTTCTTCGGTGAGGAGGGATTGTATGAAGAGAATCAGCCTGTGGATGGGGATGATGCTGCTGCTTGTGAACTCCCCTGTAACTGATGCCGCAAAAGCCCAGCCTGAAACCGGAGAAGGAAGCACGGTCATGTCAGCCACCTATGCCGTTTATGGCAATCCTCTAGGCAACCTACGTCTCGCCGGTCAACCGGCGCAGCTTACGCTGAGTGCTTCCGGACATCTTCAGTTTAACCAGTCGCTGAACCTTACGGTGGAGCAGCAAGGCGACTCTGGTTGGCAATATGCAGTTTCACTGGATGAGTTTACGGTCCGGCATGATGTACAGGGTGGAAATCTCCAGGCGAGAATTCCAGCAGGCTATGCATCCTATCAGGTAGCTGGTCTGATTGCGGAGCAAGAAGCTGCAGGGGTTACCACCGGCTCAGGTGTATTTGCTTCCGGATCGCCCCAGGTGGTGATGGAGGCTGCTGAAGGCTCCGGGCGGGGGAGCTTCAGCGCTGAGTTGCTGCTACAGGTAGATCTTCCTGCCTTGATTGAGGTGGCCGAAGTAAAGAATACTGATCAGGTCTCTCCCGGTGATCAGGTGGGACTGCTTGCCGGTGAGTATCAAGCGAGTCTGACCTTTACCCTGGTTAACGGGCTATAAGAGAATGAAGAATTGAGGTTGTCCATGAAAAAAGTAAACGTTCGTAAAATCATGAGTGTATGGTTGCTCGGATTCATCGGCTGTCTGTGGCTGTCTGCGGCTGTTCATGCCGACAGTTCCTTTGTGCTGTCTCCGGTCAAAGCCGTGGAAGAAGGCCGGGGCTATTATAAGGACCAGGTGAAGCCGGGGGACACGCGTGAGTATACCTTTGTGGTCCGCAATGCCAAGGATACGCCGGTGCAGCTCAAGCTGTATCCGGCTGATGCCCTTCCGGCACAAAATGGGGGCCGAAGCTTCTCGGAAAAGGAGCAGCGCCTGACTCTGGTCGGGTCCTGGCTGGAGCCGCAAGGCGTGAAGGCCATCACGCTGAAACCGCAAGAAGTGCGTAGCTTCAATTACGTCTTGCACGTACCGGTGGATCTTCGCCCCGGTCAGTACGTGGGAGTGATCGCTGCCGAAGAACTGATCAAGGCAGAAGAACCGGCTGCAGGTTCAGAGGGGCAGCAGGCTTCGGTGGCCATCGATGTGGTCAACCGCAGCGGGGTACAGATCGTTCTGGAATACAAGGCCGATCAGGCCAAGCATGAGATGAGTATTGATGAGTTCAAGCATGATTATGTCAGCACGGGACATTCCCGGCTGACGATGAAGCTAAGTGATCGCGGAACGATCCTGGAGAAGCCCACCGGCAAGATCACGGTCCGTGATGGGCAGGGGGAGATCAGGTATGAGCAGGAATACGCAGCGGACTCGATTTACGCGGGGAGTACTGCGGATATGGTCTATATCGTCAATGACCGGCTGCTGCTGCCGGATGTCTATGAGGTGAACTATACCGCCTCCTTCTCGGGCAAGACGATCAGCCGAACATTTATCTTCAAAGTCACACCTGAGCAGTCCAAGACTTCCCAGGCCGCATTGACGGAGGCAGGCAAGATTGAAGTCACACAGACGTTCTGGGATTGGCTAGAGCTGCATCTGTGGGTCGTGGTAATCACGATTGTGGTGATTCTGTTGTTTGTTGTGTTGTTGTTCTGGCTGCTGCTTCTGCTATGGAAGCGGAAAAAGGAACAGAAGGAAGAAGCAAACCTGTCTGTTTCAGCGCCTGTTAGCCAAGATAAATGATTGAGGAGGAGCAATATGAAGAAAGTATTAGTAGGTCTGTTCATGCTGATGGTTTTAAGCATGCCGATGTCTGCCTTTGCTGCAGATATAGATGAATCCGAAGTGGTAGTCACCGGTGCGGGACTTCAAATCACCCAGACGAAACCGGCATTTAAGGATATTACGCTTGATCTGAAGCAGAACCAAACGTCAGCAGCGGACAGTAATCTGTATGTCCTGGATGCACGCGGTACGGCAGCGGGATGGAGTGTGGTCCTTCGGGCCACGGATTTCAAACTGACCAAGATGGTGAGTGGCCAGAATGTTGACTTTGTTATTCCGGCCTCGTCCGTATCGTTTACCACGCAGTACAAGACTGCAATTGCAGGTACACCTATCGATTTTGCTGCAGCCAAAGGAGAACTGGCCAATCATCAGGTACTATCTTCAGGAGACAGCCGGATTGTGGGGGTGATCCCATCGGAAGGTGCCGGTACACATCAGTTCGGAATTGCCTATACCCTGAACGTTCCCAAACTGATTACGGGTAGCAACGGGCAGCATGTGGGCTTACTGCAGGGAACCTATACGTCTACCTTTACCTACACGGCAACAGCCGGATTATAACGAACAAGGAGGAGGATCTGTTTTATGAATCAGAGTAAAGCGAAGCATAAAGGATTACGTTCTATCTATTTAGCTCTATCATTGGTGCTTCTATTTCCTATACTGCTATCGGGGAATGGAAACAATGCAGAGGGGGCTGCCTTTACTACCATAGAAAGCATTACCTACGACCATAACGATACCACCTATGGTACGGTGTTCAACCTTTCTAATGGGACTAAGGTACTGCAGAACTACATTTATCCAGTGCAGTCGATCACAGCCGATAAAGTCCGAATGTATTTTGAAAACTATGATACTGAAGCAGGTAAAGTGTATTTGCAAGGAACCACGATGTACTCTCAGTTGAAAGGCAAAAGCGCTGTAAAGCTATTAGAACAAGTTTCGGATTTTCAGGTCCTCGAAAATGGCTATTCGTGGTCCATGGCGACTAACTACAGTTATTTTGCTCTGAAAACGGATGGAACCGTATGGTCCTGGGGGAAGGGTACCGGGGGCCAGTTAGCCATTGGTGGTGCGGCTGATAAAACCATTCCTACTGAAGTGCTTGATCCGAGCGGAGCAGAGTTGTCAGGCGTGAAGAAGTTGTTCTATCTTTCCGACAGATCGATTCTAATCGTGAAAGATAACGCGGTGTACCTTGTCGGTGAAGCCTTTGGAAAAACATCGTTCACGACCCCGACCTCTAAGGCTGTCGATGTAACCTCCATCTTCCCAGCGTTTAGTTCAGCAAACCACTTTGATATGAAGTTTTTGAATGGACAGAATCATGCTGTGATATCCACGCGTCCAGGAGGATCTGGATACTCCAATATTAATGCTAATGTATCTTCTCGCATTTTCACAATAAATGGATCATCCTATACGCTTTCAAACTGGTTCACCTATCGATCCCCTATGGACACATCGAATGAGTTGACTAACAATACCTTAATTCCATTACCCAGTAACATCAACCTATCGAATGTACACAGATACATGTCCACCACAAGTCAAGGTTCAAATTATTATTTACTGCAAGGATATGTGTCCATTCAAAACGGTGATCTGAGCTATTGGGGGACATCTCTATCAGAATTCTATACCTCCGCTTTTTCACCCATGAAAGTTATTGATACCGGGGTTACAAAGGTAACTTCCGATTATAGTGGTACTTATTGGTACCTTAAGAATGGGAAGGTATATGCAGTGGGGTTGAATTATTTAGATAGGTCTGGTATTGCTGGAGGTTCATTAGCTACTCCTGTGAGAATAACCGGACCACTCAACCAGATCGTGAACATAACCGATTTGGCAGCCTCAGCAGATAACTACACCTATGCATTAGCAGCCGATCATACGGTAACAGGGTGGAACAAGGCGTCTAACTTCTTCACGTTGCCGAAAAAGTTTCTTAAATTTTATTCGGTTACGAATCGAAACGGTGCAGCCTATGTGTATGGTATTACAGAGGACGGAGTTTTAGAAATGCTTAATGGCGCTGATAGTTATCCTGTTAGTGGCGGATTTCCAACGGTATATCCACCAGACTATGTTGCTCCAATTGTACTGGATATGCCAACAAATACCGTAGCGGTAGACAAATTTGCTCGTCATGTCGTTACTGTTGATTACGGGACTTCAACCGATATTCAAACTCGTGAGTACTCGGTTGATGGTGGAACCACATGGAAGAATTACACAGCTCCCGTAGTATTAATTCAGTCAGGCGCAATTAGTTTTAAAGCACGATCAGGAGCAGGCGCTACCTATAGCCCAATCATGTCTCTGGATGTGACCAATGATCCTATCGTTATTGCAGCCGGATATCCGAAGGTAATAGACAAAGGCAACGGAACGTATACGGTTGAAAGTGGAACTACCCATACCAGTGTGAAAGTCCAAGTCCGCAATGATAACGGGTCGTGGACGGAGTATACAGGACTGGTCACGCTGCCCCAAGGCAGTCATGTGGTGGATACCAGAATCCTAAACCTGGCAGGGGATGAATTGGCGACAGGTCAGGCCTCTATTAATGGGCCGACTCCCATCCCAACAGTGGCCCCTACATTCACTCCTGCGCCGACAATAGCCCCAACGGTTGCACCAACACCAACGGTCACCCCTACGGCGACACCCGTGCCGACAGTGGCCCCTACGCTCACCCCGCAACCAACCATAGATCCTGGCTGGGGCAGTCCGATTGGTTCAGAGGATATTTCCTTTACGGTCCTGGGCGGCGGCTTCAGTTCACAATTCAACGGGTTACTGCTTGATACGGTGACGATTGGTACAACCAATCAGTATCAGGTGCTGAATAGTGTCACGAATTCTGTGATTGAAGATTCTCGCGGCACCGGCGTGGGCTGGAACTACTCGCTCAAGATTACGGATTTTGTCAGTGATCCTGTGGTCGATAACAGCCTCGGAACCAACAGCCTAGTCGTGAAGATGCCTACAACGGTTCTGAGTGTAGATGTTACAGATACGACCACGCTGGTAGGTCAAGATATGAAGCTCAGTCTGAATGGATCGTATGTTTTTACTGCTGAACCCGTCATTCTAGCCAAAGCGGAAGCGTTTCAGGGCATGGGACAATACCAGCTGCCGATGAGCTACATGCTTCGGGTACCGGATAAGGTGGAGGTAGTGTCAGCAGGCAGCGGAAGTGCCTACCAAGCCGGAGCTCAAACCGGGCTGCGTGTCGGAACCTACCGGTCGCAGTTCACGTTTACACTGGCTTCAGGAATCTAGTGTGAAGATCAATATAGGCTTCCATTAATGGAGGTCTATTTTTATTGATCTCTAATTTAAAATTTGGAGGATGATATTATGTTTAATTTATTTTCGGGACAATCTAAGGATCAGAAAGAGTATCTCAAAGAATTGGCATTCTATAAAGAGGCTAGGGAATTATTGAAAAAAACTTTGATTGAAAATCTAAACCTGAAGGATATGTACGGCGACCCTTTCATGATGATCGTTCATAGTCATAAGGGCAAACAATATGATGGGATTAAAACGGAGAAAAAAACAGATTGTGTTATTTGTAAGACAAATATGGGTGGTGAAGCACCTGCCAGTGTAATGGATGATGTCAAAAAAGAATTGGAGGCTAAGGGCCACAAAGTAACATATCCTGAAGTTCGAGCGATCAGCGATACAGAATTGCAATTTTGGATTAATGTAAAATGAAGATGTTGATCATTTCTACTGATTAATCAAATCATATTTAATAGTCCTATTGACAGGTGACTTTGCCGGTTGATAGGGCTATTTATGTTAAATGAAGGAGGAGCGTTAATGAAGAGTGTTCTTATTTTAGGAGTGGGTCGAGCAGGTAAAACAACATTAGCGGGCATGTTGAAAGCCAAGCTGCCTGAATACAATTTGAGTCATAGTGATGATTTAAAGTGGGCTATGATTCGAGGTGAAGGAAGGGAAGGATACTTCAGGAATAATATAAAGGAACAGAAAAAATTTGAGCATAGTGATTATTTCCAGAGGTTTCTTCTGGAACTCTTCCTATCCGGATCAAAGACAAATAAATGTATCCTGGAGAGCGGACAATTACACCCTAAGTACGTTAGAGATTATATCCATTGTGATGAACATGTCGTTGTCTGCTTAGGTCATGGTTCTCTTGATCAGCAGGGGATTATCGACCTCTGCCGCACAAATGATAAAGCGACCGATTGGTCTTATGGTTTATCCCATTCAGACTTAGAACAGCATGCAGGTCATTGGGCTAAAATGAATTATGCTTTACATGATGATTGCCTTAAGTATGGCATACCTTATATTGATACCTCCCTGAATCGGAATAAGGTATTGGAAGAGACATTGGAATACGTAAGTAATAGGGTGGAGGGGTAAAGGAACGTTTCGCTTTTTTGTTTGTTTCATGAAAGATAACGAACGAAGCGTGGGGCCGGTTGCCGATTCGACTGAACATGCTATAATCAACTCAAACCTGTGATATCATCCTGTGATCCTCAAGTATATATAGAAGGATAGGGGTATATACTTTACCAAGTCTAACCTGGGAGGAACGCTGATGGATGAGAAGAAGGAGGATGGACAGATGATCGAACAGAAGCAAGAGGGTAAACAATCAGCGGCCTCCGATGCTGAGGTTCTGAAGCTTGCCAAAAAGGGCATGAAGAAATACAGAAAAACCTTGGATAAGTTGGCTAAGAACTGATGTATATCCAACTGACACCTCGACAGATTATCGAAATTCATGATGCAGAACTGGCCGAATCGAACGGACTGGCCGGAATCAGAGAACCGGGATATCTTGACTTCATATCCGAGAAGCCATTTAGTGTGGTCTTCGGTGAGGAGCAGTATCCCGGTTTGTTTTTGAAAGCAGCGGTTTTGATGGACGGTTTAATATCATCCCATTGCTTCTATGATGCCAACAAAAGGACGGGAGTCCTGGTGACGTATGTCTTTCTCGGGGTGAATGGCGTTGAACTGGATGTAGACCCCGAGGAACTCTTCAACGTTGCGATCCAGGTCGCAACTAAAAAGATAGGAATTCATCCCTTAGCAGCATGGTTAGAGAGGAACTCGTACAAGAACGGATAATTCCATACTTTTTGCATACGTTTGTCTTGAATAAATGCTGTAAGCTTGTTCTGTAGGAGAATGAAGGAAGGGGATAGGAATAGCATCACGACACAAGCACCGGGACTGACCCCCTAATGTGAGACAAATCAAAACACCTTCAAGAGAATGAAACTCTGTCGTAAGATAGGGAGATATCCTTGGAGGTGTTTTTTGCGTTGGCAACCAGAGTGAGTTACCCCGTAGAAATAAAGATGAAAGCTATAGAAATGAGATTGGCAGGAGTACCCGTGAGCGATGTTATGAGACAGTTGGGCATACGAAATAGGACACAACTAAAAGTCTGGATGAAATGGTATCGCGAAGGCGAAATTCATCGCATGGAGCAACCTGTAGGTAAGCAATACAGCCTTGGAAAAGGTCCGGAAGCCACTACGGAGCTGGAGAGACTAAAGGCAGAGAATCGATTCCTGAAGCAACAATTGGACCTGCTAAAAAAGTACAAGGAACTGGAAAGGAGGTGGAACCAGAAGTTGTCGTTGCCTGGATCGAATCCATTCGGGCAGAAGTGAAGGTGTCGGAGGCTTGTGCGTGGCTTGGGGTCGCGAGAGCTACCTACTACCGCTGGAAGGCTGCCAGGACTCAACGTACAGATCGGATGGTGGAAAAGATAAGGCAGCTTTGCACTCTGCACAAATTCCGGTACGGTTACCGTAAAATCACGGCACTCCTTCGGGTAGAAGAGCCTATAAACCATAAACGGGTCCAGCGTATCATGCAGCGTGAGGGATTACAGTGCCGTGTGAGGATGAAGAAACGAAAGACTACGGGGCAACCGGCACAACCTGCAGAACATCTGTTAAAGCGGCAATTTCATGCAGCAGCTCCCTTGCAAAAACTGGTCACAGATATTACGTATTTGCCGTTTGGCGGCAAGATGTTGTACCTTTCAAGTATTTTGGATCTGTACAACGGAGAAATTGTCGCTTACAGTATAGCGGACAAGCAGGACACGTCCTTTGTATTGGATACGCTGGGCCAACTTCCAGAGCGGGCCAACATGCTGCTCCACAGCGATCAGGGCAGTGTGTATACGTCTCAGGCGTACCAGGCGGCAGTCAAAGAAAAAGGCATTACCATGAGCATGTCCCGTAAAGGAACGCCCGCGGATAATGCCCCCATCGAATCGTTTCATTCCACCCTAAAGTCTGAAACG is a window encoding:
- a CDS encoding DUF4320 family protein, producing the protein MSFFFLMMIVLMIALIVVTIVQYVMIRSNLRTAANEVLQVMKVENGADQATRTRLDGLLQSMGMNPAKVSLVATPKPVQRGDRLEITVTREYDVFALKAVGVNYTVPITVHLPGLAHVFYRTGE
- the cpaB gene encoding Flp pilus assembly protein CpaB, producing the protein MKKLWNKYTRSALIVLLGLILALVAFQMSSRNIAQQVQTKKIIVAVANIDPYMPITKDQLKFREVVVSEVPEDALETADELDFSDAYASKYGFMAGAPIRKSLVTTAAASGMGAAVSLQEGMRQIGVKTDLVMSSGDEVKPGILVDAYAFVSDTATGQSKKMILPELSRLKVVKRLNAEGKVPDPADGGSLIPAVIVLEVTPQQAALLMEAQETGKVYLLPAGTLLR
- a CDS encoding DUF916 domain-containing protein — protein: MKKVNVRKIMSVWLLGFIGCLWLSAAVHADSSFVLSPVKAVEEGRGYYKDQVKPGDTREYTFVVRNAKDTPVQLKLYPADALPAQNGGRSFSEKEQRLTLVGSWLEPQGVKAITLKPQEVRSFNYVLHVPVDLRPGQYVGVIAAEELIKAEEPAAGSEGQQASVAIDVVNRSGVQIVLEYKADQAKHEMSIDEFKHDYVSTGHSRLTMKLSDRGTILEKPTGKITVRDGQGEIRYEQEYAADSIYAGSTADMVYIVNDRLLLPDVYEVNYTASFSGKTISRTFIFKVTPEQSKTSQAALTEAGKIEVTQTFWDWLELHLWVVVITIVVILLFVVLLFWLLLLLWKRKKEQKEEANLSVSAPVSQDK
- a CDS encoding type II toxin-antitoxin system death-on-curing family toxin, with amino-acid sequence MYIQLTPRQIIEIHDAELAESNGLAGIREPGYLDFISEKPFSVVFGEEQYPGLFLKAAVLMDGLISSHCFYDANKRTGVLVTYVFLGVNGVELDVDPEELFNVAIQVATKKIGIHPLAAWLERNSYKNG
- a CDS encoding IS3 family transposase (programmed frameshift), coding for MATRVSYPVEIKMKAIEMRLAGVPVSDVMRQLGIRNRTQLKVWMKWYREGEIHRMEQPVGKQYSLGKGPEATTELERLKAENRFLKQQLDLPKKVQGTGKEVEPEVVVAWIESIRAEVKVSEACAWLGVARATYYRWKAARTQRTDRMVEKIRQLCTLHKFRYGYRKITALLRVEEPINHKRVQRIMQREGLQCRVRMKKRKTTGQPAQPAEHLLKRQFHAAAPLQKLVTDITYLPFGGKMLYLSSILDLYNGEIVAYSIADKQDTSFVLDTLGQLPERANMLLHSDQGSVYTSQAYQAAVKEKGITMSMSRKGTPADNAPIESFHSTLKSETFYLEDLMCTTTAIVERTVRDYITYYNSIRIQAKLNNQSPVDFRRLAA